A single Streptomyces sp. 2114.4 DNA region contains:
- the purH gene encoding bifunctional phosphoribosylaminoimidazolecarboxamide formyltransferase/IMP cyclohydrolase, protein MTATEGTRRPIRRALVSVYDKSGLEELAQGLHAAGVQLVSTGSTAAKIAAAGVPVTKVEELTGFPECLDGRVKTLHPKVHAGILADLRLEDHRRQLADLGVEPFDLVIVNLYPFRETVASGATPDECVEQIDIGGPSMVRAAAKNHPSVAVVVNPARYGDVLEAVAGGGFELAQRKRLAAEAFQHTAAYDVAVASWFADGYAPADDSAFPEFLGATYARKNVLRYGENPHQGAALYVDGSGGLAEAEQLHGKEMSYNNYTDTDAARRAAYDHTEPCVAIIKHANPCGIAVAADVAEAHRNAHACDPLSAFGGVIAVNRPVSVAMAEQVAEIFTEVIVAPGYEDGAVEILARKKNIRVLRCPDAPSNPVEVKPVDGGALLQETDRLQAEGDDPAHWTLASGTALSADELAELAFAWRACRAVKSNAILLAKDGATVGVGMGQVNRVDSAKLAVQRAGEDRARGSYAASDAFFPFPDGFEVLAEAGVKAVAQPGGSVRDELVVEAAAKAGVTMYFTGTRHFFH, encoded by the coding sequence GTGACCGCCACCGAAGGCACCCGGCGCCCCATCCGCCGCGCACTGGTCAGCGTCTACGACAAGTCCGGGCTGGAGGAGCTGGCGCAGGGGCTGCACGCGGCGGGCGTCCAGCTCGTCTCGACCGGCTCCACCGCCGCGAAGATCGCCGCGGCCGGGGTGCCGGTCACCAAGGTCGAGGAGCTGACGGGCTTCCCCGAGTGCCTGGACGGCCGGGTCAAGACCCTGCACCCCAAGGTGCACGCCGGCATCCTGGCCGACCTGCGGCTGGAGGACCACCGCCGGCAGCTGGCCGACCTCGGTGTCGAGCCGTTCGACCTGGTGATCGTGAACCTCTACCCGTTCCGGGAGACCGTCGCCTCCGGCGCCACCCCCGACGAGTGCGTGGAGCAGATCGACATCGGCGGCCCCTCGATGGTCCGCGCCGCCGCCAAGAACCACCCCTCGGTGGCCGTGGTCGTCAACCCCGCCCGCTACGGCGATGTCCTGGAGGCCGTCGCCGGCGGCGGCTTCGAACTCGCTCAGCGCAAGCGGCTGGCGGCCGAGGCCTTCCAGCACACCGCGGCCTACGACGTGGCCGTCGCCTCCTGGTTCGCCGATGGCTACGCCCCGGCCGACGACTCCGCCTTCCCCGAGTTCCTGGGCGCCACCTACGCCCGCAAGAACGTCCTGCGCTACGGCGAGAACCCGCACCAGGGCGCCGCGCTGTACGTGGACGGCAGCGGCGGGCTCGCGGAGGCCGAGCAACTGCACGGCAAGGAGATGTCCTACAACAACTACACGGACACCGACGCCGCGCGCCGGGCCGCGTACGACCACACCGAGCCGTGTGTGGCGATCATCAAGCACGCCAACCCGTGCGGTATCGCGGTCGCCGCGGACGTCGCCGAGGCGCACCGCAACGCGCACGCCTGTGACCCGCTCTCCGCCTTCGGCGGCGTCATCGCCGTCAACCGCCCGGTCTCCGTGGCGATGGCCGAGCAGGTCGCCGAGATCTTCACCGAGGTCATCGTGGCCCCCGGCTACGAGGACGGCGCGGTCGAGATCCTGGCCCGCAAGAAGAACATCCGGGTGCTGCGCTGCCCCGACGCGCCGTCGAACCCCGTCGAGGTCAAGCCCGTTGACGGCGGCGCCCTGCTCCAGGAGACCGACCGGCTGCAGGCCGAGGGCGACGACCCGGCGCACTGGACGCTGGCCAGCGGGACCGCGCTGTCCGCCGACGAGCTGGCCGAGCTGGCCTTCGCCTGGCGCGCCTGCCGTGCCGTGAAGTCCAACGCCATCCTGCTCGCCAAGGACGGCGCCACGGTCGGTGTCGGCATGGGCCAGGTCAACCGCGTGGACTCCGCGAAGCTCGCGGTGCAGCGGGCGGGCGAGGACCGGGCGCGCGGCTCCTACGCCGCCTCCGACGCCTTCTTCCCGTTCCCGGACGGCTTCGAGGTGCTGGCCGAGGCCGGCGTCAAGGCCGTGGCCCAGCCCGGCGGTTCGGTCCGCGACGAACTCGTCGTCGAGGCCGCCGCGAAGGCCGGCGTGACGATGTACTTCACCGGGACCCGGCACTTCTTCCACTGA
- a CDS encoding RDD family protein: protein MSFGDPNNPYGQQPPPQGPYGQQPPAPPQGQPGYGYPQQAPQQQPYGYPQQQVPQQQAYGYPQQAAAPYGQPGMPGMGMPTGYASWGARLCAMLIDGLIVGLVPGILYAIGIGMITSSASEINSCAYDDYNCRAEAASAGPPTIAFLLVGIAALAAMAGGIFMLIQEGNKGQTIGKKAMSIRVVREDTGQPLGFGMALVRRLAHFLDSIACYVGWLWPLWDDKAQTFADKAVGSVVVKTQ, encoded by the coding sequence ATGAGTTTCGGCGACCCGAACAACCCCTACGGCCAGCAGCCGCCGCCGCAGGGCCCGTACGGCCAGCAGCCCCCGGCCCCGCCGCAGGGACAGCCCGGTTACGGGTACCCCCAGCAGGCACCGCAGCAGCAGCCGTACGGCTACCCCCAGCAGCAGGTCCCGCAGCAGCAGGCCTACGGCTACCCGCAGCAGGCCGCGGCCCCCTACGGCCAGCCCGGGATGCCGGGCATGGGCATGCCGACGGGGTACGCGAGCTGGGGTGCGCGGCTGTGCGCCATGCTCATCGACGGCCTGATCGTGGGCCTGGTGCCCGGCATCCTGTACGCGATCGGGATCGGCATGATCACCTCCTCCGCGAGCGAGATCAACAGCTGCGCCTACGACGACTACAACTGCCGGGCGGAAGCAGCCTCGGCCGGCCCGCCGACCATCGCCTTCCTCCTGGTCGGCATCGCCGCCCTGGCGGCCATGGCCGGCGGCATCTTCATGCTCATCCAGGAAGGCAACAAGGGCCAGACCATAGGCAAGAAGGCCATGAGCATCCGGGTGGTCCGCGAGGACACCGGTCAGCCGCTCGGCTTCGGCATGGCTCTCGTCCGCCGCCTGGCGCACTTCCTCGACAGCATCGCGTGCTACGTCGGCTGGCTCTGGCCGCTGTGGGACGACAAGGCCCAGACCTTCGCCGACAAGGCCGTGGGCTCGGTGGTCGTCAAGACCCAGTAA
- a CDS encoding bifunctional methylenetetrahydrofolate dehydrogenase/methenyltetrahydrofolate cyclohydrolase, whose product MTAQILDGKATAAAIKSELTTRVEALKAKGVQPGLGTLLVGDDPGSRWYVGGKHRDCAQVGIASIQRELPETATQEEIEAVVRELNEDPACTGYIVQLPLPKGIDANRVLELMDPAKDADGLHPMSLGRLVLGIEGPLPCTPYGIVQLLRHHDVEIKGAHVVVVGRGITIGRPMPLVLTRKSENATVTQCHTGTRDLSAHLKQADIIVAAAGVPHIIKPEDVKPGAAVLDVGVSRDEAGKIVGDVHPGVAEVAGWVAPNPGGVGPMTRAQLLVNVVEAAERAAG is encoded by the coding sequence ATGACTGCCCAGATCCTGGATGGCAAGGCCACCGCAGCCGCTATCAAGTCCGAGCTCACCACCCGCGTCGAAGCGCTGAAGGCCAAGGGCGTGCAGCCCGGTCTGGGCACCCTCCTGGTGGGCGACGACCCGGGAAGCCGCTGGTACGTGGGCGGCAAGCACCGTGACTGCGCCCAGGTCGGCATCGCCTCGATCCAGCGGGAACTGCCGGAGACCGCCACCCAGGAGGAGATCGAGGCGGTCGTACGGGAGCTGAACGAGGACCCGGCCTGCACCGGCTACATCGTCCAACTCCCGCTCCCCAAGGGCATCGACGCGAACCGTGTCCTGGAACTGATGGATCCGGCCAAGGACGCCGACGGCCTGCACCCGATGAGCCTGGGCCGCCTGGTGCTCGGCATCGAGGGGCCGCTGCCCTGCACCCCGTACGGCATCGTCCAGCTGCTGCGGCACCACGACGTCGAGATCAAGGGCGCGCATGTGGTGGTCGTCGGCCGCGGTATCACCATCGGCCGCCCGATGCCGCTGGTCCTCACCCGCAAGTCCGAGAACGCCACGGTGACCCAGTGCCACACCGGCACCCGCGATCTGTCCGCGCACCTCAAGCAGGCTGACATCATCGTCGCCGCGGCCGGTGTGCCGCACATCATCAAGCCCGAGGACGTCAAGCCCGGCGCGGCGGTCCTGGACGTCGGCGTCAGCCGCGACGAGGCCGGCAAGATCGTCGGCGATGTGCACCCGGGCGTCGCCGAGGTGGCCGGCTGGGTCGCCCCCAACCCCGGCGGCGTCGGCCCGATGACCCGGGCCCAGCTGCTGGTCAACGTCGTCGAGGCCGCCGAGCGCGCGGCGGGCTGA
- a CDS encoding DUF3017 domain-containing protein has translation MGAEAHADGASEPQRSSRRFPTLTRDTARPEGGGRAASGGFPAPARQWPLLSVMGGVALGLLLVALDAFRIGSIVIGLALLAGAVLRWALPSVGMLAVRSRFTDMATYGGLGFVIVMLALMVQPKPWIHIPFLDDIVHFTVR, from the coding sequence ATGGGTGCCGAAGCGCATGCGGACGGGGCCAGCGAGCCACAGCGCTCCTCGCGCCGCTTTCCGACGCTGACCCGCGACACCGCCCGGCCGGAAGGCGGCGGGCGGGCCGCCTCGGGCGGCTTCCCCGCGCCCGCCCGGCAGTGGCCGCTGCTCAGCGTCATGGGCGGGGTCGCGCTCGGGCTGCTGCTCGTGGCGCTCGACGCGTTCCGCATCGGGTCGATCGTGATCGGGCTCGCCCTGCTGGCCGGCGCGGTGCTGCGGTGGGCGCTGCCGTCGGTGGGGATGCTGGCCGTGCGCTCCCGCTTCACCGATATGGCCACCTACGGGGGGCTCGGCTTCGTGATCGTGATGCTGGCGCTGATGGTGCAGCCCAAGCCGTGGATCCACATCCCGTTCCTGGACGACATCGTTCACTTCACGGTGCGGTAG
- a CDS encoding helix-turn-helix domain-containing protein yields MSRWKGLPESLDHRVRYLIVQLRRLKDHSGLSLAALAARTSYSKSSWERYLNGKKLPPREAVEALARICEADTTRLLALHEVAAQAWHAERPQAEPEPEAGPGAEAEAGTGTGTGAEAGAERDEAAVPAGPGATAVPVAPVAPAAPAVPAVGGVPAAAPAGRQVPLRPLVLGALAVLVMAGAALLVARLWEDASGIGSSGADAVPTVSGTGATLTFTHRPGEAFPCSVQRRAGALYAGHSSTGTAILDRGATGWDVVEAQCLLHRQGYDPGVVDGIVGGKTLRAVKRLQARAGLPTDGIVGPDTWKVLRR; encoded by the coding sequence ATGTCGCGTTGGAAAGGGCTGCCCGAATCGCTGGACCACCGGGTGCGGTATCTGATCGTCCAGTTACGCAGACTGAAGGACCACAGCGGCCTGAGCCTGGCCGCGCTCGCCGCCAGGACCTCGTACAGCAAGTCGTCCTGGGAGCGCTATCTCAACGGCAAGAAGCTGCCGCCGCGCGAGGCGGTGGAGGCGCTGGCGCGCATCTGTGAGGCCGATACGACCCGGCTGCTGGCGCTGCACGAGGTCGCCGCCCAGGCCTGGCACGCGGAACGGCCGCAGGCGGAGCCGGAGCCGGAGGCAGGACCAGGAGCAGAGGCAGAGGCAGGGACAGGGACAGGGACAGGGGCGGAGGCAGGGGCGGAGCGGGACGAGGCAGCCGTACCCGCTGGGCCCGGTGCCACCGCCGTACCTGTCGCACCTGTCGCACCTGCCGCACCCGCCGTACCTGCCGTAGGGGGCGTGCCCGCCGCGGCCCCGGCCGGTCGCCAAGTGCCGCTCAGGCCGCTGGTGCTGGGGGCCCTGGCCGTGCTCGTCATGGCCGGCGCGGCGCTGCTGGTCGCCCGTCTCTGGGAGGACGCCTCCGGGATAGGCAGTAGTGGCGCGGACGCCGTGCCGACCGTCAGCGGGACCGGCGCCACGTTGACCTTCACCCACCGGCCGGGGGAGGCCTTCCCCTGCTCCGTACAGCGCCGGGCAGGCGCCCTGTACGCCGGGCACAGCAGCACCGGCACGGCGATCCTGGACCGCGGCGCGACGGGCTGGGACGTCGTCGAGGCGCAGTGTCTGCTGCACCGCCAGGGCTACGACCCGGGCGTGGTGGACGGCATCGTCGGCGGGAAGACCCTGCGTGCCGTCAAGCGTCTGCAGGCCAGAGCCGGGCTGCCCACGGACGGGATCGTGGGCCCCGACACCTGGAAGGTGCTGCGCAGGTGA
- a CDS encoding XRE family transcriptional regulator, whose protein sequence is MSGPGGAPGEGVESSRLAVRMRELRDRTGLTLAGLAGRTPYSKSSWERYLNAKKLPPRGAVEALCRLAGEPSGGLLALWELADAAWSGRGRPDGGAMPGRGAAPDQSATPGRGAAPDRGESPAPAPDPDPDPAPAPDPGRAAAGAPPPRLPQRVIAVIAGACVGLAAVGVAVLAFGVGEGGVVSTSPGKGAAAPEPSEVTGCRARACDGMDPETMYCELPDLVVTPVERTAARGEHVQLRYGKACGAAWGRLRNGRVGDRLEVSVPGARPRSVRVVDRFDAEAYLVTPMAVARGPEGIRLCLYPAGGGARECFAQ, encoded by the coding sequence GTGAGCGGGCCCGGCGGCGCACCGGGGGAAGGCGTCGAAAGCTCCCGACTGGCAGTGCGTATGCGGGAGTTGAGGGACCGCACGGGCCTCACCCTGGCCGGTCTCGCCGGGCGGACGCCGTACAGCAAGTCGTCCTGGGAGCGCTATCTCAACGCGAAGAAGCTGCCGCCGCGGGGTGCGGTCGAGGCGCTGTGCCGGCTGGCGGGGGAGCCGTCCGGAGGGCTCCTGGCGCTGTGGGAGCTGGCGGATGCGGCCTGGAGCGGACGCGGCCGGCCGGACGGCGGCGCGATGCCGGGCAGGGGCGCGGCGCCGGACCAGAGCGCGACGCCGGGCAGAGGCGCGGCGCCGGACCGCGGCGAGTCACCGGCCCCGGCCCCGGACCCGGACCCAGACCCCGCCCCGGCCCCGGACCCGGGACGCGCCGCGGCCGGTGCGCCGCCCCCACGGCTGCCGCAGCGCGTCATAGCCGTTATCGCCGGCGCCTGTGTCGGCCTGGCGGCGGTCGGGGTGGCGGTGCTGGCCTTCGGGGTGGGAGAGGGGGGTGTGGTGAGCACCAGCCCGGGGAAAGGGGCGGCCGCACCCGAGCCTTCCGAGGTGACCGGCTGCCGGGCGAGGGCTTGCGACGGCATGGATCCCGAGACGATGTACTGCGAACTCCCTGACCTGGTGGTGACGCCCGTGGAGCGCACCGCCGCCCGCGGGGAGCATGTGCAGCTCCGTTACGGCAAGGCCTGCGGCGCGGCCTGGGGCCGGCTCCGCAACGGCCGGGTCGGGGACCGTCTGGAGGTGTCGGTGCCGGGGGCGCGGCCGCGGTCGGTACGGGTGGTGGACCGGTTCGACGCCGAGGCATATCTCGTCACGCCGATGGCGGTGGCCCGCGGACCCGAGGGCATCCGCCTTTGTCTCTACCCGGCGGGCGGCGGGGCACGGGAGTGCTTCGCACAGTAG